From Caminibacter mediatlanticus TB-2, the proteins below share one genomic window:
- the plsY gene encoding glycerol-3-phosphate 1-O-acyltransferase PlsY, translated as MSNLLWYLLAYLVGGIPFGYIIAKYFAGVDIKKHGSGNIGATNVLRVLKEKDPKKAKKLAALTLFLDAFKGAFILLIAKLYGVCDAVLWGMAVLAVIGHCFSPFLKFEGGKGVATTAGVMLVMIPKAAIVGIIVWFIMAKTIKISSLSSLVGILVGIFSAYILYPNIDINSYAPLWIIAFVVIYKHKENIYRLLTGQEGKVI; from the coding sequence ATGAGTAATCTTTTGTGGTATTTGCTTGCCTATTTAGTAGGTGGTATTCCTTTTGGTTACATAATAGCAAAGTATTTTGCAGGAGTAGATATTAAAAAGCACGGCAGTGGAAATATTGGAGCTACAAATGTTTTAAGAGTATTAAAAGAAAAAGACCCTAAAAAAGCAAAAAAATTAGCAGCTCTAACTCTATTTTTAGATGCTTTTAAGGGTGCTTTTATTTTACTTATTGCAAAATTATATGGAGTTTGTGATGCAGTACTTTGGGGAATGGCTGTTTTAGCAGTTATTGGTCATTGTTTTTCTCCATTTTTAAAATTCGAAGGTGGAAAAGGAGTAGCTACTACTGCTGGGGTTATGCTTGTTATGATTCCAAAAGCAGCAATTGTTGGAATTATAGTTTGGTTTATTATGGCAAAAACTATAAAAATTTCATCTCTTAGTTCACTTGTTGGTATTTTAGTAGGAATTTTTAGTGCCTATATTTTATATCCAAATATTGATATTAATTCTTATGCACCATTATGGATTATTGCTTTTGTTGTTATATATAAACACAAAGAAAATATATATAGATTATTAACAGGTCAAGAAGGAAAAGTGATATGA
- a CDS encoding dihydroneopterin aldolase, whose translation MKVFDTKYTIVIDDLSFRAILGLLENERKEEQLVVVCAKIGYEDKKEYVDYAKVCDIIQNTIIEGKFKLIEDAIDEVESKLKESFPQMKALYLKIRKPEILKNALAGVEILRKY comes from the coding sequence ATGAAAGTTTTTGATACAAAATATACTATTGTAATAGATGATTTAAGTTTTAGAGCGATTTTAGGTCTTTTAGAAAATGAAAGAAAAGAAGAGCAATTAGTTGTAGTTTGTGCAAAAATTGGGTATGAAGATAAAAAAGAGTATGTAGATTATGCAAAAGTTTGCGATATTATCCAAAATACTATAATTGAAGGTAAATTTAAATTGATAGAAGATGCAATTGATGAGGTAGAGAGTAAATTAAAAGAAAGTTTTCCACAAATGAAAGCACTTTATCTTAAAATTAGAAAACCTGAAATATTAAAAAATGCTTTGGCGGGAGTTGAAATTTTAAGAAAATATTAA
- the hsrA gene encoding homeostatic response regulator transcription factor HsrA has product MRLLVVEKDETLNDLITKALHESKYKTDEAFNVKDAMYFLDIRHYDLVIIDTNFGLSEVFKFIDYAKDLYPFIKIVVISDDPSIETEIKVLKMGADDFIRKPLNFDLLITRVNVALRSGKETHIKIKDLIIIKDEEKIIYKDKESFLKGKAFEVFTYLARYPNQVISKEQLLDAIWEEPELVTPNVIEVAINQIRQKVDKVFKIDTIKTIRRRGYKFSYPKE; this is encoded by the coding sequence ATGCGCCTTTTAGTAGTAGAAAAAGATGAAACACTTAACGATTTAATAACAAAAGCGTTACACGAATCAAAATATAAAACAGATGAAGCTTTTAATGTAAAAGATGCAATGTATTTTTTAGATATAAGACATTATGATTTAGTAATAATAGATACAAATTTTGGGCTTAGTGAAGTTTTTAAATTTATTGATTATGCAAAAGATTTATATCCTTTTATTAAAATAGTAGTAATTTCAGATGACCCTTCAATTGAGACTGAGATTAAAGTTTTAAAAATGGGCGCTGATGATTTTATAAGAAAACCACTAAATTTTGATTTGTTAATAACAAGAGTTAATGTAGCACTTAGAAGTGGTAAAGAGACACATATTAAAATTAAAGACTTAATAATTATAAAAGATGAAGAAAAGATAATTTATAAAGATAAAGAGTCATTTTTAAAAGGAAAAGCTTTTGAAGTTTTTACTTATTTAGCAAGATATCCAAATCAAGTCATTTCCAAAGAACAACTCTTAGATGCAATTTGGGAAGAGCCAGAGCTTGTTACTCCAAATGTTATTGAAGTTGCTATAAATCAAATAAGACAAAAGGTTGACAAAGTTTTTAAAATTGATACAATAAAGACCATTCGCCGAAGAGGCTATAAATTTTCATATCCAAAGGAGTAG
- a CDS encoding YfhL family 4Fe-4S dicluster ferredoxin produces the protein MSLKINEECIACDACVDECPNGAIEPGDPIYEIDPDLCTECIEYGGEPQCVQVCPVDAIVPDPDNVETAKELKLKSELIHKDEE, from the coding sequence ATGTCATTAAAAATTAATGAGGAATGCATAGCTTGCGATGCTTGTGTGGATGAATGTCCAAATGGTGCAATAGAACCAGGCGACCCAATTTATGAAATAGACCCTGATTTATGTACTGAGTGTATTGAATATGGGGGTGAGCCACAATGTGTGCAAGTTTGTCCTGTTGATGCAATTGTCCCAGACCCAGATAATGTAGAAACAGCAAAAGAGTTAAAATTAAAATCAGAATTAATTCATAAAGACGAAGAGTAA
- a CDS encoding Ppx/GppA phosphatase family protein has product MAKVTAVIDIGSNSARMAVFKKTSRFGFYLLREEKSKVRISEGAYENGGNLQDFAIKRAIIALREFLFIAKSLKARKILCVATSAVRDAPNRSEFIKKVKNELGIKIKVIDGDKEAFYGGVAAANLLYEKNGVTVDIGGGSTELALIVNKKIENTISLKLGTVRLKELFFDKDDIEGARKFIKKEIEKLGKIFNSKKVFGIGGTIRALSQVIMKKTEYPLDILHGFTYGFEEQKNFLESILKMSDEELLKIGVKPERFDVIRPGTLIFLEILKYLGTKEVITSGVGVREGVFLTDLLRNDNYKFPNNFNPSVRTIMDVYNIDRKIASYETKIALEIFDLLKKDFELNDKYKMHLTYAIKLSRAGELIDFYEAHKHTDYILLNSLHYGFRHSDRLLISKIIRFHKRKKIKKREIEKFKNLLPKKEIVEKLCNIFWVAKLININLSMPDVKISKEKNKIIIEGPHLYLAKERSKSRELFFDLEIKNLV; this is encoded by the coding sequence ATGGCAAAAGTTACTGCTGTTATTGATATAGGCTCAAACTCTGCCAGAATGGCAGTTTTTAAAAAAACAAGCCGTTTTGGCTTTTATCTTTTAAGAGAAGAAAAGAGTAAAGTTAGAATTAGTGAAGGTGCTTATGAAAATGGAGGAAATCTTCAAGATTTTGCTATAAAAAGGGCAATTATTGCACTTAGAGAATTTCTTTTTATAGCAAAATCTTTAAAAGCAAGAAAAATACTTTGTGTAGCAACATCTGCTGTAAGAGATGCACCAAATAGGTCTGAGTTTATAAAGAAAGTAAAAAATGAACTTGGAATTAAAATAAAAGTTATTGATGGTGATAAAGAGGCTTTTTATGGAGGAGTTGCTGCTGCAAATTTACTTTATGAAAAAAATGGTGTAACTGTTGATATTGGTGGCGGAAGTACAGAACTTGCATTAATAGTAAATAAAAAAATTGAAAACACAATTTCGCTAAAACTTGGGACTGTTAGGCTTAAAGAACTTTTTTTTGATAAAGATGATATTGAGGGAGCAAGAAAATTTATAAAAAAAGAGATTGAAAAATTAGGCAAAATTTTTAATTCTAAAAAAGTTTTTGGAATTGGTGGTACTATAAGGGCACTTTCACAAGTTATTATGAAAAAAACAGAATATCCTCTGGATATTTTACATGGATTTACCTATGGATTTGAAGAGCAAAAAAATTTTTTAGAATCTATATTAAAAATGAGTGATGAAGAGTTATTAAAAATTGGTGTAAAACCTGAAAGATTTGATGTAATAAGACCTGGGACTTTAATTTTTTTAGAAATTTTAAAATATTTAGGTACAAAAGAAGTAATTACAAGTGGAGTTGGAGTTAGAGAAGGGGTGTTTTTAACTGATTTACTAAGAAATGATAATTATAAATTTCCGAACAATTTTAATCCATCTGTTAGAACAATTATGGATGTGTATAATATAGACAGAAAGATTGCTTCTTATGAGACAAAAATTGCTCTTGAAATTTTTGATTTATTAAAAAAGGATTTTGAACTTAATGATAAATATAAAATGCATTTAACGTATGCTATAAAATTATCTCGCGCGGGAGAGTTAATAGATTTTTATGAAGCACACAAACATACCGATTATATTTTACTAAATTCTCTTCATTATGGATTTAGGCATAGTGATAGGCTTTTGATATCAAAAATAATTAGATTTCATAAAAGAAAAAAGATAAAAAAAAGAGAAATTGAAAAATTTAAAAATCTTCTTCCAAAAAAAGAGATAGTAGAAAAATTATGCAATATCTTTTGGGTTGCAAAACTTATAAATATAAACCTTTCAATGCCAGATGTAAAAATTAGTAAAGAAAAAAATAAAATTATTATTGAAGGACCACATTTATATTTAGCAAAAGAGAGAAGTAAAAGTAGAGAATTGTTTTTTGATTTAGAAATAAAAAATTTGGTATAA
- the bamA gene encoding outer membrane protein assembly factor BamA, which yields MKKILFLLPILIFASEIKEIKYKGLIHISPVSANAIINITPNSKYDINKIDKSIKKLYKTGYFKTIKVDYTNGVLTYIFEEKPTIALIELENISEDLKKILKEENLLPKKGSILEKEKIKKLKQFIKQYYLAKGYFNTVTQIDTIPLNNNRIKLIISVKKGKQVIIRNVNFYGAKLPKSELTDVIENRPKTLLSILPFTNSGKLNLFKLPKDQQQLQDFYYNLGYLDAKVSPPFANTNLDSYFADIDYKIYEGKRYILKKIKIDYPKNIKVKLPELNLKPNKYFNVSALRKDIQNISHAFMDEGYAYVKVLPDIKKEGKYATLTYKVIPGEIVYINNVIIKGNNKTLDRVVRRNIYLAPGDKYSYSDYIDSINALKRKGYYDKVEIKQEKVSKNKVNLIVTAKDGLSGTLRAGISYGSYTKLGFNFSISEKNVFGSGQSLTASLDASSVSRTYKLTLFNPRIFDSKYSFTASIFNQTFQGISYTSKQKGGYIGFGKMLNRYTSANLTYGYISTKLSDYNTTEYIKPKSIKSYITLGVSYNNTDDYFFPTKGIKANASIEYAGIGGDEKYIKNIAKLKYFYPLLDKTYNTYAVLKYRILAGAIKENGYLPINEKFYLGGASTVRGFNWYSIAPKDSSGNLIGGKYEFVTGPEISTPLSLKNRVWLTGFIDYGAVGENKLNITRSSYGFQIDWITPMGPLSFIWAWPIKSQKGDDLQRFEFSLGASF from the coding sequence ATGAAAAAAATATTGTTTTTATTACCAATACTTATATTCGCATCAGAAATTAAAGAAATAAAATATAAAGGTTTAATCCACATATCACCAGTGAGTGCAAACGCTATTATTAATATTACACCAAATTCTAAGTATGATATTAATAAAATAGATAAAAGTATAAAAAAGTTATATAAAACAGGTTATTTTAAAACAATAAAAGTTGATTATACAAATGGTGTATTAACTTATATATTTGAAGAAAAACCAACTATTGCACTAATAGAACTTGAAAACATCTCAGAAGATTTAAAAAAAATCTTAAAAGAAGAAAACTTACTTCCTAAAAAAGGCTCTATATTAGAAAAAGAAAAAATCAAAAAATTAAAACAATTCATTAAACAATACTATTTAGCAAAAGGATATTTCAATACAGTCACTCAAATTGATACTATTCCTCTTAATAATAACAGAATAAAATTAATAATTTCAGTAAAAAAAGGTAAACAAGTAATAATTAGAAATGTTAATTTTTATGGAGCTAAACTTCCAAAAAGTGAACTAACTGATGTAATAGAAAATAGACCAAAAACACTCTTATCAATTCTACCTTTTACAAACTCTGGTAAATTAAACCTTTTTAAACTTCCAAAAGACCAACAACAACTTCAAGATTTTTATTACAATTTAGGATATCTTGATGCAAAAGTTTCACCTCCCTTTGCAAATACTAATCTTGATAGTTATTTTGCAGATATTGATTATAAAATTTATGAAGGTAAAAGATATATTTTAAAAAAAATTAAAATTGATTATCCAAAAAATATAAAAGTAAAATTACCAGAATTAAATTTAAAACCTAATAAATATTTCAATGTATCAGCTTTAAGAAAAGATATACAAAACATCTCACACGCATTTATGGACGAGGGATATGCATATGTAAAAGTGCTTCCAGATATTAAAAAAGAAGGGAAATATGCAACATTAACTTACAAAGTTATTCCTGGTGAAATTGTATATATTAATAATGTTATAATAAAAGGCAACAACAAAACTCTTGATAGAGTAGTTAGAAGAAATATTTACTTAGCCCCAGGAGACAAATACTCTTATTCTGATTATATTGATAGTATTAATGCACTAAAAAGAAAAGGATATTATGATAAAGTCGAAATTAAACAAGAAAAAGTTAGCAAAAATAAAGTTAACTTAATAGTAACTGCAAAAGATGGATTAAGTGGAACGTTAAGAGCAGGTATTAGTTATGGTAGTTATACTAAACTTGGATTTAATTTTTCAATTAGTGAAAAAAATGTTTTTGGAAGTGGCCAAAGTTTAACAGCAAGTTTAGATGCAAGCTCAGTATCAAGAACATATAAATTAACTCTTTTTAATCCTCGAATTTTTGATAGTAAATATTCTTTTACTGCATCAATTTTTAATCAAACATTTCAAGGTATTTCTTATACCTCAAAACAAAAAGGTGGTTATATTGGATTTGGTAAAATGCTTAATCGCTACACTTCTGCCAATTTAACATATGGATATATTTCTACAAAACTTAGCGATTACAATACAACAGAGTATATAAAACCTAAAAGTATTAAAAGCTATATAACACTTGGAGTATCATACAATAATACAGATGATTATTTCTTCCCAACAAAAGGTATAAAAGCAAATGCTTCAATTGAATATGCAGGAATTGGAGGAGATGAAAAATACATAAAAAATATAGCTAAATTAAAATATTTTTACCCTCTTCTTGATAAAACATATAATACTTATGCAGTTTTAAAATATAGAATTTTAGCTGGTGCAATAAAAGAAAATGGATATTTACCAATAAATGAAAAATTTTACCTTGGAGGAGCTTCTACTGTTAGAGGATTTAATTGGTATTCTATTGCTCCAAAAGATAGTAGCGGTAATTTAATAGGTGGAAAATATGAGTTTGTTACAGGACCTGAAATATCAACACCTCTAAGTTTAAAAAATAGGGTTTGGTTAACTGGATTTATTGATTATGGAGCAGTTGGTGAAAATAAATTAAACATTACAAGAAGTAGTTATGGATTCCAAATTGATTGGATAACACCAATGGGACCACTTAGTTTCATTTGGGCTTGGCCAATTAAAAGCCAAAAAGGAGATGACCTACAAAGATTTGAATTTAGCCTTGGTGCAAGTTTTTAA
- a CDS encoding prephenate dehydrogenase — MTCAIVGLGLMGGSFGLATKKYFSKIVGIDHNKSHQEDAIKLGLVDEIVELKDLENVDVIVLAIPIRGIISVLKELSKLNLKDDVLIIDFGSTKESIIKECPKNIRRNLVASHPMAGTEYSGPAAAIEDLYKNKVMVVCNIEESGDIQVKRAFDIYNFLEMKIKIMDAKEHDRHAAFISHMPHIVSFSIANAVLNQEDKEHIVTLAAGGFRDMSRLAKSNPAMWRDIFKENKKNLLDSIEAFKDELKRAKDLIENEKWDELYEWMKKGNELHKIM, encoded by the coding sequence ATGACTTGTGCAATAGTTGGTTTAGGCTTAATGGGTGGTAGTTTTGGGCTTGCTACTAAAAAATATTTTTCAAAAATTGTTGGAATAGACCATAATAAATCTCATCAAGAAGATGCTATAAAACTTGGACTTGTAGATGAGATTGTTGAACTTAAAGATTTAGAAAATGTGGATGTTATAGTTTTAGCAATTCCAATTAGAGGAATAATTTCTGTTTTAAAAGAGTTATCAAAGCTTAATTTAAAAGATGATGTTTTAATAATAGATTTTGGTTCTACAAAAGAGAGTATTATAAAAGAGTGTCCTAAAAATATAAGAAGAAATCTTGTTGCTTCTCACCCAATGGCAGGGACAGAATATTCAGGTCCTGCTGCTGCAATTGAAGATTTATATAAAAATAAAGTAATGGTGGTATGTAACATAGAAGAGAGTGGGGATATTCAAGTAAAAAGAGCATTTGATATTTATAATTTTTTAGAGATGAAGATAAAAATTATGGATGCAAAAGAGCATGATAGACATGCTGCTTTTATTTCTCATATGCCTCATATTGTAAGCTTTTCTATTGCAAATGCTGTATTAAATCAAGAAGATAAAGAGCATATTGTAACTCTTGCAGCTGGTGGATTTAGAGATATGAGTAGACTTGCAAAAAGCAATCCTGCAATGTGGAGAGATATTTTTAAAGAGAATAAGAAAAATTTACTTGATTCAATTGAAGCATTTAAGGATGAGTTAAAAAGAGCAAAAGATTTAATAGAAAATGAAAAATGGGATGAATTGTATGAATGGATGAAAAAAGGAAATGAACTTCATAAAATTATGTAA